GAGCGCGTTGCGCATGCTCGACTCGATCCGCGTCGAGGGGCGCATCACCATCCGCCGACGGGCGGCGATGAAGAACGCCTCGAGCACACCGAGCGCCAGGACGGCGAGCCCGGCGGGCAGGATGAGGTTCCGGTCGCCGCTCGAGAGCGGACCGTCGACGAGCCCCTGCAGGACGTAGGGGATGGCGAGGGCCACGAGCGAGGCGCCCATCGCGACGGCCATGCCGCCGAGCAGGCGACCGCTGTGCGGTCGGACGTAGGGCCAGATGCGCGCGAGCGCGCGCAGCGTGGAGGGACGGTCGGTGGACGGGCGCGCCTGGTCTGGCGTCTTGGACATGGGTTGCGTCCTCGTGCGTCGTGCCGCGTCCGCCCGGTCTGGTCGCCGCTGCCGCCGACGGGTCACGTCGGTGGGTGGCGGTCCGGCCGGGAGGCACGGTGGGCGTTGCGTGATGGTCGTCGGCCGGGCGCGTGGTCGCGCGCCGTCGCCGTCACGTCGCGTGACGTCGACCGGGCCGGAGGGCACCGGGGGACGCAGTGGTCCCCCGGATTCTCAGCGGGTGGTCCGTGCTCGCCGACGGCGGTCGTCTGGCACGGGGCCGTGGGAGGGGCCTGGCTAGACGGCGGCCGCGGCCGGGGTCCGTCGCGGCATGCGCGCGCGGTACCGGGGTCGCGGAGCGGGAGTGGTCCCCACGAGGGACACGAGACCCGTCCGGGCAGCCGTCGCCACTGTGCCGGTCGTCGTGTCCATCGTCACTCCAGTCGTCGTCTTCGTCACCGTTGTGTCCGCGCTGCCGCCGATCCGACGGGGATCGTCAGCACCTGTTGCGGAGCCTTGCAGACTATTCCGGGGCGGGCGTGTTGCGCAACGGATCCGAGGAAGATTCCTGTTGTTGGACGCGGTGTCGATTCCGTCCGAGCGCGTCGGTCGGCGTCGGTCCTCGTCGGCGTCGGTCCGCGTCGGCGTCGGTCCGCGTCGGTCAGTGGAAGAAGTGGCGCTCGCCCGTGAAGTACATGGTCACGCCGGCCGCCTGCGCCGCCGCGATCACCTCGGCGTCGCGGACGCTGCCGCCCGGCTGGGCGACCGCGCGGACCCCGGCGTCGAGCAGCACCTGCAGGCCGTCGGCGAACGGGAAGAAGGCGTCGGACGCGGCGACGCTCCCCGCGGCCCGCTCGCCCGCACGCGTGACGGCGAGGTGGCAGGAGTCGACCCGGTTGACCTGGCCCATCCCGACGCCGACGCTCGCGCCGCGGTCGGCCAGCAGGATGCCGTTCGACTTCACCGCACGGCTGGCCTTCCACGCGAAGGCCAGGTCGGCGAGGGTCGCGTCGTCCGCCGGCTCCCCCGCGACGAGGTCCCACGTGGACTGGTCGAAGCCGGCGAAGCGGTCGGCGTCCTGCACGAGGAAGCCGCCGGAGATCTGCTTCACCTCGTGCTCGGCGAGCGCGAAGTCCGCCGGCAGCGTGAGCAGGCGGATGTTCTTCTTCTGCGACAGGATCTCGAGGGCCTCGGGGTCGAAGCCGGGGGCCACGACGACCTCGGTGAAGATGTCCTTGACCGTCTCGGCCATCTGCTTCGTCACCGGGCGGTTCGCCGCGATCACACCGCCGAACGCCGACAGCGGGTCGCACGCGTGGGCCGCCGCGTGCGCCGAGGCGATCGGGTCGAGGGCGTCGGCCGGGGCGATCGCGATGCCGCACGGGTTCGCGTGCTTGATGATCGCGACGGCGGGGGTGTCGAAGTCGTACGCGGCCCGGACGGCGGCGTCGGCGTCGACGTAGTTGTTGTACGACATCTCCTTGCCGTGCAGCTGGGTCGCCTGGGCGATGCCCGTGCCGTCGGGGGTCGTGTACAGCGCGGCCGCCTGGTGGGCGTTCTCGCCGTAGCGGAGGGTCGCACGGAGCTCGGCCTGCAGCCGGAGCTCGTCGTCGAACGTGCCGGGGGTCACGACGTCGCCGTCGACCGTCGGTGCCGCGGCCTGCTCGACCACGTCGGTCGCGAAGTACGACGCCACGGCGGTGTCGTAGGCGGCGGTGTGGGCGAAGGCCTGCGCGGCGAGGCGCTTCCGGAGCTCGAGCGTCGTCCCGCCGGCGCGGACGGCCTCGACGACCTCGGCGTACGAGGACGGCGAGACGACGATCGCCACGTTCGGGTGGTTCTTCGCGGACGCCCGGACCATCGCGGGGCCGCCGATGTCGACGTTCTCGACGACCGTGGCCGCGTCGGCGCCGGAGGCCACCGTCTCGACGAAGGGGTACAGGTTCACGACGACGAGCTCGAACGGCGCGATGCCGAGGTCCCCGAGCTGCTGCTCGTGCGACGCGAGGCGCAGGTCGGCGAGGAGTCCCGCGTGCACGGCCGGGTGCAGGGTCTTGACGCGGCCGTCGAGCGACTCCGGGAACCCGGTCACGCTCGACACGTCGGTCACGGCGTACCCGGCGTCGCGGATCGTCTGCGCGGTGCTGCCCGTCGAGACGAGCTCCACACCGGCGTCGGCGAGGGCCTCGGCGAGCTCGAGCAGGCCGCTCTTGTCGCTCACCGAGACGAGCGCGCGCCGCACGGGGACGACGTCGCGGTGGCGGTAGAGGCTGGGGTCGGCGGCGTGCACGCTCATGCGCTCGGGGTGCCCTTCAGGTCGGTGGTGCCGTTGGCGATGTCGAGGATCGTCTGGATGAGGAGTCGGCGTTCGACCGGCTTGATGCGGTCGTGCAGCGTCGACTCGGTGTCGCCCGGCAGCACCGGGATGCGCTCCTGGGCGAGGATCGGCCCGGTGTCGACGCCGTCGTCGACCTGGATCACGCTCGCGCCGGTCTGGTCGACCCCGGCCGCGAGCGCGTCCCGGACGCCGTGCGCCCCGGGGAACTCGGGCAGGTACGCCGGGTGGGTGTTGATGATGGCGGGGGCGAACTCCGACACGACCTGGTGCGGGAGCAGGCGCATGAGGCCGGACAGCACGAGCAGGTCGGGCGACCACGGGCGGATCTGGGCGGCCAGTTCGGCGCCCCAGTCCTGGCGCGTGGCGAAGCGGGAGAACGGGACCGTGAAGGTCGGGATGCCGAACTCCTCGCCGAGCCCCAGGCCCTCGGCGTCGCGGTCGGCCCCGATCGCGACGACGCGTGCGGGGTACTCGGCATCGGTGGTCGCCTGGAGCAGTGCCCGCAGGTTCGACCCGGTACCGGAGATCAGGACGACCAGTTCGAGCACGGGGACCAGCCTAGCGGCGGTGCGCGGCGGACTACGCGTCGTGCTTCGGACGGCGCCACCAGGGCAGCTCGTCCTCGGCGATCTGGTCGGTCGTGTCCCAGCGCGGAGGGCGGGCCGACCGCGCAGGCTCCGCGGTGTCGGCCGATCCCGTGGCGCCCACGTCGGTGCCCGTGACGTCGGTGCCGGTCAGGTCGGTGCCGGTGTCGTCGTGCCGGCTGGCGACGAACTCCTCGGTGCTCCACGGGAACGCGGGCTGCTGCTCGGTGCCCGGCGCGTGCGGGAGCGGTTCGTCCCCGGGGCCCCCGGGGCGGTCGGCGTCCGAACCCGTGACGCGGTCACGCAGGTCCCCGGCACGGCTCCGGACGCCGTCGGCGGCGCCCCGGAGTCGGTCGCGCAGGCTGCTCACACCGCCGCGGGACGGCACGGTCGCCCCCTGCGACGACGGAGCGGGCTCGATGCGCTCCGCCGCGACGGCGTCCGTGCGCGCCCAGGCCGGGAGCGGCACCGCGTCGGACTCCGGCTCGGGCCCCGGCGACGGCTCCCGTGACGGAGACGGTGCCGGTGCCGGTGCCGGTGCCGGTGCCGGAGACGGAGCCGGTACCGGCGTCGGCTCGTCCGCCGGTGCCGGGTCGTCGTGGATCGGCTCGGTCGGGTGGTCGTCCGCCGCGGCACGGGTGGCGGCGTCGTGCGCCTCGTGCACCACGAACCGGTGCGACTGCGTGGACCGTCCGCCGCCGGCGTCGTCGAGGGCCGCGAGGAGCGAGCCGGCACGCGCATCGTCAGCGGCGTCGGCACCGGTCCCGTCGGTCGGGACGTCGTCGTCCGCCTCGTGCCAGCGCTCCCGGCCCCAGCCGCGCTCGGGCAGCCGGACGAGGTCGCTGCCGATCGCGAGCGCGACGACCGCGGGCACGCCGACCTCGAGGGCCGCGAACAGCCCGACGACGAGTCCGTCCGGACCCGCCTGTGCGAGACGACCCGGCCCGAACGACCCGGCGGTCAGCCCGGTGGCCACTCCGGTCAGCAGCCCGGCGACCACGCCGGTCGCCACCCCGGCGAGCGCCCGGTGCAGCGCGGAGTCGTCGGCGCCGAGCGCCCGCACGAGCCGCGGCCGGAGCAGACCGCCGACGACGAACCCGGCCACGACGGGCACGAGCACCCAGAGCAGACCGAAGGTGTGGCCGGCCGCGGGGAGCGCGCCGAACACGGGCAGGCCCGGGATCGGGCCGAGCACGGTGCCGATCGGGGAGACGCTCGAGCCGGTGCCGATCGCGAAGCCGGGTCCGACGAGCCACGCGGTGGCCCAGCCGACCAGGTCGGGCACGAACGCGAGCTGCCCGACGGTGAGCGCGATGCCGCCGACGACCCCCGCGTGCGAGCGCTCGTACAGGGCGATGACGTCGGCGAACGAGGCGAGCAGGACCAGCCCGACCACGAGCGCCGCGACGGCGACGACCACGGCGGTGGCGGCCGTGCCCGCGCGGAGCCCGAACCCGGCGAGCATGCGCCACCGCCCGGGGATGCGGTCGACGAGCGCGAGCACCCGACGGGCCAGGGGGTCCGCCGGCAGCCCGCGGCGCACGCGGCAGACCTCGGACGTCACGAGGGCGGGGACGGCGAACCACAGCGCGGGCAGCACGACGGCCTGCCAGACGGTGGGGTCGGTGGCCGCGGAGCGGGAGGACAGTGCGACAGCGAGCCCGAGGGCCGCGACGACCCCGGTGCCGACGAGCAGGCCCGTCGTCCGGTGCTCGGTCTCGGCGAACCGTCGTCCGGCCCGACCGCCGAGCCAGGCGGTCACGACCGCGAACCCGAGCGCCGCGAGGGTCACGTGGATGGGGGCGGCGGCGCCGTCCACCCCGGACGCGCCGGCCACCGCGGAACCGAGCCGGAAGGTCACGTCGACACCGTGGCCGACGAGCCAGACGCTGCCGGTCGCCTTCCAGAAGACGTCCCAGTCGACCTGCAGGCCGTACTCGAAACCCCAGAGGAGCGTCAGCGGGACGAGCGCGATGCCGATGCCCACGCCGACCGTCACGATCGCCTCGACGGCGGCCAGCAGTGCGGTTCCCAGGCGGTTCATCCGGGCCAGGGTACGTGCCGCCCGGGCCGGCGCGGGCGAGCCGCGCGGTGCCGGTGGACATCCACGCGACCACGGACGCAACGGGAGGCACGGTGCGGGCCCGCACCGTGCCTCCCGTCCGTCCTGGGGTCGGGTGACCGGACCGCCTACGAGGCGGCGACCACCTCGCGCAGCAGCGCGGCCGTCTCGGACGGGGTCTTGCCGACCTTCACGCCCGCGGCCTCGAGGGCCTGCTTCTTCGCCTCGGCCGTGCCCGCGGAACCGGACACGATGGCGCCCGCGTGGCCCATCGTCTTGCCCTCGGGCGCGGTGAAGCCCGCGACGTAGCCGACGACCGGCTTCGTGACGTGCGCCTTGATGTAGTCGGCCGCACGCTCCTCGGCGTCGCCGCCGATCTCGCCGATCATGACGATCGCGGTGGTCTCCGGGTCGGCCTCGAACGCGGCGAGCGCGTCGATGTGCGTCGTCCCGATGACCGGGTCGCCGCCGATGCCGATGGCGGTCGAGAAGCCCAGGTCACGCAGCTCGTACATCATCTGGTAGGTCAGGGTGCCGGACTTCGACACGAGCCCGATCGGACCCTTGCCGGTGATCGTGGCCGGCGTGATGCCGACGAGCGACTCCCCGGGGGTGATGATGCCGGGGCAGTTCGGGCCGATGATGCGGGTCTTGCCGCCGAGGGCCTTGGCGTGCGCCCAGAACGCGGCGGAGTCCTGCACCGGGATGCCCTCGGTGATGACGACGACGAGCGGGATCTCGGCGTCGATGGCCTCCATCACGGCGTCCTTCGCGAACGCCGGCGGGACGAACACGATCGAGACGTCGGCACCGGTGGTGTCGATGGCCTCGCGCACCGAGCCGAACACGGGCAGCTCGACGTCGCCGTGCGTGACGGTCGTGCCGGCCTTGCGGGCGTTCACGCCGCCGACGACGTTCGTGCCGGCCTTGAGCATCAGCGCGGTGTGCTTCGTGCCCTCGCCGCCGGTGATGCCCTGGACGATGACCTTCGAGTCCTTGTTGAGGAAGATCGACATTGCTCTGGTGCTCCTTACGCCGCGGCCGCGGCGAGCTCGGCGGCCTGCTCGGCCGCATCGTCCATGGTCGCGGCGACGGTGACCAGCGGGTGCGCGGCCTCCGCCAGGATCCGACGGCCCTCGTCCACGTTGTTGCCGTCCAGGCGCACGACGAGCGGCTTCGTGGCCGCGTCGCCGAGGATGCCGAGCGCGGCGACGATGCCGTTCGCGACGGCGTCGCAGGCGGTGATGCCGCCGAAGACGTTCACGAACACGCTCTTGACCTGCGGGTCGCCGAGGATGACGTCGAGGCCGTTCGCCATGACCTCGGCCGAAGCGCCGCCGCCGATGTCGAGGAAGTTGGCGGGCTTCACGCCGCCGTGGCGCTCACCGGCGTAGGCGACGACGTCGAGGGTCGACATGACGAGCCCCGCGCCGTTGCCGATCACGCCGACCTGGCCGTCGAGCTTGACGTAGTTCAGGCCGTGGGCCTTCGCCTTGGCCTCGAGCGGGTCCTCGCTCGCGGTGTCCTCGAGCTGCGCGTGCTCCTGGTGCCGGAAGTCGGCGTTCTCGTCGAGCGAGACCTTGCCGTCGAGCGCCAGGATCTGGCCGTCGCCCGTGCGGACGAGGGGGTTGACCTCGACCAGGGTGGCGTCCTCGCCGGCGAAGACGTCGTAGAGCTTCACGAAGACGTCGGCGACCTGGTCCTGCAGCTCCGCCGGGAAGTTCGCCTGACGGGCGATGTCGAGCGCGGCTTCCTTGTTGATCCCGGTCAACGGGTTGACCTCGACCCGGGCGAGCGCCTCGGGCTTCTCGACCGCGAGCTGCTCGATCTCCATGCCGCCCTCGACGCTGACGAGGGACAGGTACGAGCGGTTCGCCCGGTCGAGCAGCACGGAGAAGTAGAACTCCTCGGCGATGTCGGCGCCCTGGGCGACCATCACCCGCTGGACGGTGTGGCCCTTGATGTCGAGGCCGAGGATCGCCTGCGCGTGCTCGTAGGCCTGGTCCGGGGTCTTCGCGACCTTGACGCCGCCGGCCTTGCCGCGGCCGCCGACCTTCACCTGGGCCTTGACGACGACCACGCCGCCGATCTTCTCGGCCGCTGCCTTCGCCTCCTCAGGGGTGTCGGCGATGATGCCCTGCAGCACAGGGACGCCGTAGGACTCGAAGAGGTCCCTGGCCTGGTACTCGAAAAGATCCACGCTGTTCTTCTTCCCGCACGGTTCGTGCGATCGGCATCGGTCATCGGGTCGCGCACTCAACGTCGAGGGTCGCTCGATGTCGAGACAACGGCCGCGACCACCCTACTGCCGCAGCGTGGACACCCGGTGCGCGGATCCGGATGGCCGCGACGCGCCACGCGGGGAGGACCTCCAGCCGCCCCCGGGCACGGTGGCTCCGATGGACACCGCACTCCGTACCCGCGCCGCCGACGTCTTCGGCTGGGACCTCCGTGACGCCCAGGCCACGGTCATCGACGCCGTCCTGGCCGGCCGCGACGCCCTCGCCCTGATGCCGACCGGGTCGGGGAAGTCCGCGATCTACCAGGTCGCCGGGCTCGCACTCGACGGGCTCGTCGTCGTGGTCTCCCCGCTCGTGGCCCTGCAGGAGGACCAGGTCGTCGGACTGCAGCGGCACCCGGACGCCCCGCGTGCCGTGGCCGTGAACGCGACGAAGCGGGCCGCCGAGGTCGAGGACGCGTGGGACGCGATCGCCGCCGGGGACGTCCGCTACGTGTTCCTCGCGCCGGAGCAGCTCGCGAAGGACGACGTGGTCGAGCGACTGGCCGCGGCGGGCGTGTCCTTGCTCGCCGTCGACGAGGCGCACTGCGTGTCCTCGTGGGGGCACGACTTCCGCCCCGCGTACCTGGCCCTCGGCGAGGCTGCGGAGCGCCTCGGCCGTCCGCCGGTCCTCGCCCTCACCGCGACGGGCTCGGCCCCGGTCCGCGAGGACGTCGTCGCGCGCCTCGGCATGCGCGACCCGCTCGTGCTGTCCGCGGGGTTCGACCGCCCGGGCATCCGCATCGAGGTCGAACGCTACGCCGACGCCGACGAGAAGCGCGCGGCCGTGGTCGAGCAGGCCGCAGCCGCGACCGGCACCGGCATCGTCTACGTCGCGACCCGGAAGGAGACCGACGAGTACGCCGACGCCCTCCGCGCCCGCGGCAAGGACGCCCGGCCGTACCACGCGGGCATGCGGGTCCGGGACCGCGACGCTGTCCTGCACGCCTTCCACGACGGCGAGGTGGACGTGGTCGTCGCGACGAGCGCCTTCGGCATGGGCATCGACAAGCCGGACGTCCGCTTCGTGCTGCACGCCGACGTCGCCGAGTCCGTGGACGCGCACTACCAGGAGATCGGCCGTGCGGGCCGGGACGGCGCCCCGGCGACCGCGACCCTGCACTACCGCGCCGAGGACCTGGGCCTCCGCCGGTTCTTCGCGACCGGCACCCCGAAGCCCGCGTCGCTCCGCGCCGTGTTCGACGCGGTCCCCGAGGACGGGTCGATCGCCCGGTCGGCACTCGCCGACGCGTCCGGCCTGTCGACCCGGACCGCGGGCCGTGCGGTGAACACCCTCGTCGAGGCGGGCGTGCTCGACGACGGCGCGGACGGGATCGTCCGCGCTGCCGACGCACCGCACTCGGCCGCCGAGGCCGCGAAGCGCGCGTCCACCCGCGCCGAGGAGCGCGAGCAGGTCGAGCAGTCCCGGATCGCGATGATGCGACGGTTCGCCGAGACCACCGGCTGCCGCCGCCAGTTCCTGCTCGGCTACTTCGGCGGCGAGCTCGCCGAGCCCTGCGGGAACTGCGACACCTGCACGTCGGGCAGCGCCTACGAGCAGGGGGCGCACGG
The Curtobacterium citreum genome window above contains:
- a CDS encoding cell division protein PerM → MNRLGTALLAAVEAIVTVGVGIGIALVPLTLLWGFEYGLQVDWDVFWKATGSVWLVGHGVDVTFRLGSAVAGASGVDGAAAPIHVTLAALGFAVVTAWLGGRAGRRFAETEHRTTGLLVGTGVVAALGLAVALSSRSAATDPTVWQAVVLPALWFAVPALVTSEVCRVRRGLPADPLARRVLALVDRIPGRWRMLAGFGLRAGTAATAVVVAVAALVVGLVLLASFADVIALYERSHAGVVGGIALTVGQLAFVPDLVGWATAWLVGPGFAIGTGSSVSPIGTVLGPIPGLPVFGALPAAGHTFGLLWVLVPVVAGFVVGGLLRPRLVRALGADDSALHRALAGVATGVVAGLLTGVATGLTAGSFGPGRLAQAGPDGLVVGLFAALEVGVPAVVALAIGSDLVRLPERGWGRERWHEADDDVPTDGTGADAADDARAGSLLAALDDAGGGRSTQSHRFVVHEAHDAATRAAADDHPTEPIHDDPAPADEPTPVPAPSPAPAPAPAPAPSPSREPSPGPEPESDAVPLPAWARTDAVAAERIEPAPSSQGATVPSRGGVSSLRDRLRGAADGVRSRAGDLRDRVTGSDADRPGGPGDEPLPHAPGTEQQPAFPWSTEEFVASRHDDTGTDLTGTDVTGTDVGATGSADTAEPARSARPPRWDTTDQIAEDELPWWRRPKHDA
- the sucD gene encoding succinate--CoA ligase subunit alpha, encoding MSIFLNKDSKVIVQGITGGEGTKHTALMLKAGTNVVGGVNARKAGTTVTHGDVELPVFGSVREAIDTTGADVSIVFVPPAFAKDAVMEAIDAEIPLVVVITEGIPVQDSAAFWAHAKALGGKTRIIGPNCPGIITPGESLVGITPATITGKGPIGLVSKSGTLTYQMMYELRDLGFSTAIGIGGDPVIGTTHIDALAAFEADPETTAIVMIGEIGGDAEERAADYIKAHVTKPVVGYVAGFTAPEGKTMGHAGAIVSGSAGTAEAKKQALEAAGVKVGKTPSETAALLREVVAAS
- a CDS encoding RecQ family ATP-dependent DNA helicase → MDTALRTRAADVFGWDLRDAQATVIDAVLAGRDALALMPTGSGKSAIYQVAGLALDGLVVVVSPLVALQEDQVVGLQRHPDAPRAVAVNATKRAAEVEDAWDAIAAGDVRYVFLAPEQLAKDDVVERLAAAGVSLLAVDEAHCVSSWGHDFRPAYLALGEAAERLGRPPVLALTATGSAPVREDVVARLGMRDPLVLSAGFDRPGIRIEVERYADADEKRAAVVEQAAAATGTGIVYVATRKETDEYADALRARGKDARPYHAGMRVRDRDAVLHAFHDGEVDVVVATSAFGMGIDKPDVRFVLHADVAESVDAHYQEIGRAGRDGAPATATLHYRAEDLGLRRFFATGTPKPASLRAVFDAVPEDGSIARSALADASGLSTRTAGRAVNTLVEAGVLDDGADGIVRAADAPHSAAEAAKRASTRAEEREQVEQSRIAMMRRFAETTGCRRQFLLGYFGGELAEPCGNCDTCTSGSAYEQGAHGADGAHDDVWPPESAVEHAQWGHGTVMSTEDDRVTVFFESAGYKTLALADVEERHLLERV
- the purH gene encoding bifunctional phosphoribosylaminoimidazolecarboxamide formyltransferase/IMP cyclohydrolase; the encoded protein is MSVHAADPSLYRHRDVVPVRRALVSVSDKSGLLELAEALADAGVELVSTGSTAQTIRDAGYAVTDVSSVTGFPESLDGRVKTLHPAVHAGLLADLRLASHEQQLGDLGIAPFELVVVNLYPFVETVASGADAATVVENVDIGGPAMVRASAKNHPNVAIVVSPSSYAEVVEAVRAGGTTLELRKRLAAQAFAHTAAYDTAVASYFATDVVEQAAAPTVDGDVVTPGTFDDELRLQAELRATLRYGENAHQAAALYTTPDGTGIAQATQLHGKEMSYNNYVDADAAVRAAYDFDTPAVAIIKHANPCGIAIAPADALDPIASAHAAAHACDPLSAFGGVIAANRPVTKQMAETVKDIFTEVVVAPGFDPEALEILSQKKNIRLLTLPADFALAEHEVKQISGGFLVQDADRFAGFDQSTWDLVAGEPADDATLADLAFAWKASRAVKSNGILLADRGASVGVGMGQVNRVDSCHLAVTRAGERAAGSVAASDAFFPFADGLQVLLDAGVRAVAQPGGSVRDAEVIAAAQAAGVTMYFTGERHFFH
- the sucC gene encoding ADP-forming succinate--CoA ligase subunit beta; translation: MDLFEYQARDLFESYGVPVLQGIIADTPEEAKAAAEKIGGVVVVKAQVKVGGRGKAGGVKVAKTPDQAYEHAQAILGLDIKGHTVQRVMVAQGADIAEEFYFSVLLDRANRSYLSLVSVEGGMEIEQLAVEKPEALARVEVNPLTGINKEAALDIARQANFPAELQDQVADVFVKLYDVFAGEDATLVEVNPLVRTGDGQILALDGKVSLDENADFRHQEHAQLEDTASEDPLEAKAKAHGLNYVKLDGQVGVIGNGAGLVMSTLDVVAYAGERHGGVKPANFLDIGGGASAEVMANGLDVILGDPQVKSVFVNVFGGITACDAVANGIVAALGILGDAATKPLVVRLDGNNVDEGRRILAEAAHPLVTVAATMDDAAEQAAELAAAAA
- the purN gene encoding phosphoribosylglycinamide formyltransferase — translated: MLELVVLISGTGSNLRALLQATTDAEYPARVVAIGADRDAEGLGLGEEFGIPTFTVPFSRFATRQDWGAELAAQIRPWSPDLLVLSGLMRLLPHQVVSEFAPAIINTHPAYLPEFPGAHGVRDALAAGVDQTGASVIQVDDGVDTGPILAQERIPVLPGDTESTLHDRIKPVERRLLIQTILDIANGTTDLKGTPSA